Proteins encoded together in one Nostoc sp. PCC 7524 window:
- the mutS gene encoding DNA mismatch repair protein MutS, which produces MTVSHSDLQPTEPNNSTAPHTDTRQVDRSKLSKMYQHYVEVKDKHPHALLLYRVGDFFETFFQDAVTVARELELVLTSKHGGEIGRVAMTGVPHHAWERYTTQLVEKGYAVVICDQVEDASEAVGLVRREVTRILTPGTLLEEGMLKSSRNNYLAAVVIAGNHWGLAYADISTGEFLTTQDSDLEHLTQELMRLQPSEVLVPTNAPDLGSLLRPGESSPHLPECLPPSFCYSLRSQVPFSQGEARNKLLQTFKVRSLEGLGCDHLPLAVRAAGGLLEYVEDTQKENRVSLQRLRTYTITDYLIVDQQTRRNLEITQTVRDGTFHGSLLWALDRTSTAMGSRSLRRWLLQPLLDIKGIRARQDTIQELAENTPLRQDLRQLLRQIYDLERLTGRTSSGTANARDLAALADSLSRLPELARLVADARSPFLKALQKVPPILEELAQNIHAHIVESPPIHLKEGGLIRPGVNPQLDERKATVEADQQWIANLEVDERARTGIPTLKVGFNKTFGYYISISRAKADQVPNNYIRKQTLTNEERYITPELKEREARILTARDDLNQLEYEVFVALREEVGTQAEVIRTLSRAVAAADVLCGLAELAVQQGYCRPEMIPGREIEIIDGRHPVVEQSLPAGFFVPNSTELGSRELGVGNSETPPLPTPHSPLPDLIILTGPNASGKSCYLRQVGLIQLMAQIGSFVPAKSAKLGICDRIFTRVGAVDDLATGQSTFMVEMNETANILNHATARSLVLLDEIGRGTATFDGLSIAWAVAEYLATEITARTIFATHYHELNELAGMLPNVANYQVTVKELPDQIIFLHQVQPGGADKSYGIEAGRLAGLPSVVIQRAKQVMGQIEKHSKIAIGLKNLEDV; this is translated from the coding sequence ATGACCGTTTCTCACTCTGACCTTCAGCCAACAGAACCCAATAATTCTACTGCGCCTCATACCGATACGCGACAGGTAGACCGCAGTAAGCTGAGTAAGATGTATCAGCATTATGTTGAGGTCAAAGATAAGCATCCTCATGCGCTGTTGCTGTATCGGGTGGGAGATTTCTTTGAAACGTTTTTTCAAGATGCGGTGACGGTAGCCAGAGAATTAGAATTAGTCCTCACCAGTAAACACGGCGGTGAAATTGGTCGTGTGGCTATGACTGGTGTACCCCACCACGCTTGGGAACGCTACACAACTCAACTGGTGGAAAAAGGCTATGCTGTGGTGATTTGCGACCAAGTGGAAGATGCTTCTGAGGCGGTGGGTTTGGTGCGTCGGGAGGTGACACGCATTCTTACCCCTGGGACTTTGCTAGAAGAAGGAATGCTTAAATCTAGTCGCAATAATTACTTGGCGGCTGTGGTAATTGCGGGGAATCATTGGGGTTTAGCTTATGCAGATATCTCCACGGGGGAATTTCTCACTACCCAAGATAGTGATTTAGAACATCTCACCCAGGAACTCATGCGTTTGCAGCCTTCTGAGGTGTTAGTTCCCACAAATGCGCCGGATTTGGGTAGTTTGCTGCGTCCAGGGGAGAGTTCGCCCCATTTACCAGAGTGTTTACCACCATCATTTTGTTATAGTTTGCGATCGCAAGTCCCCTTTTCTCAAGGTGAGGCTAGGAATAAATTATTGCAGACATTCAAAGTGCGATCGCTCGAAGGTTTGGGTTGTGACCATCTCCCCTTGGCTGTGCGGGCGGCTGGTGGGTTGTTGGAATATGTGGAAGATACCCAAAAAGAAAACCGCGTCTCTCTACAAAGACTCCGCACCTACACCATCACCGACTATTTAATTGTTGACCAGCAAACCCGCCGCAACTTAGAAATTACTCAAACCGTCCGTGATGGCACTTTTCATGGTTCGCTACTTTGGGCGTTAGATAGAACTAGCACCGCAATGGGTAGCCGTTCTTTGCGGCGATGGTTACTGCAACCGCTACTGGATATTAAAGGTATTCGCGCTCGCCAAGATACAATTCAAGAATTAGCTGAAAATACGCCTTTGCGTCAGGATTTGCGGCAATTATTACGGCAGATTTACGACTTAGAACGCCTCACAGGTAGAACCAGTTCCGGGACAGCTAACGCCAGAGATTTAGCAGCTTTGGCTGATTCTCTATCGCGCTTACCAGAATTAGCCCGCTTAGTTGCCGATGCGCGTTCGCCCTTCCTCAAAGCTTTGCAAAAAGTCCCGCCGATTTTGGAAGAATTGGCGCAGAATATTCACGCCCATATTGTAGAGTCACCACCGATACACCTCAAGGAAGGCGGCTTAATTCGTCCAGGGGTAAATCCCCAATTGGATGAGAGAAAGGCGACGGTGGAAGCAGACCAACAATGGATTGCTAATTTAGAAGTAGATGAAAGAGCTAGAACAGGTATCCCCACCCTCAAGGTAGGATTTAATAAAACCTTTGGTTACTATATTAGTATTTCCCGTGCTAAGGCTGACCAAGTACCCAATAATTACATCCGCAAGCAAACCCTCACCAATGAGGAAAGATACATCACCCCAGAACTGAAAGAACGGGAAGCGAGAATTCTGACAGCACGGGATGATTTGAATCAGTTGGAATATGAGGTGTTTGTTGCCCTACGGGAAGAAGTAGGAACACAGGCGGAAGTAATTCGTACCCTTTCTCGCGCCGTCGCTGCCGCCGATGTGTTGTGTGGTTTAGCTGAGTTGGCGGTACAGCAAGGTTATTGTCGCCCTGAGATGATACCCGGACGGGAAATCGAAATTATCGACGGTCGCCATCCTGTAGTAGAACAGTCTTTACCTGCGGGATTCTTCGTCCCCAACTCAACAGAATTAGGGAGTCGGGAATTGGGAGTCGGGAATAGTGAAACTCCCCCACTCCCCACTCCCCACTCCCCACTCCCTGACCTGATTATTTTGACTGGGCCAAACGCCAGTGGTAAAAGTTGCTACTTGCGTCAGGTAGGATTAATTCAGTTAATGGCGCAAATTGGGAGTTTTGTCCCAGCTAAATCAGCGAAGTTGGGAATATGCGATCGCATTTTCACCCGTGTTGGTGCAGTTGATGATCTAGCTACGGGTCAATCTACCTTCATGGTAGAAATGAATGAAACAGCCAATATTCTTAACCACGCCACCGCGAGATCCCTAGTTTTACTAGATGAAATCGGTCGAGGAACAGCTACCTTTGATGGACTTTCCATTGCTTGGGCGGTAGCAGAATATTTAGCCACAGAAATCACAGCCCGGACAATTTTTGCCACACATTATCATGAACTAAATGAATTAGCAGGAATGTTACCCAACGTTGCTAATTATCAAGTGACAGTGAAAGAATTACCCGACCAAATTATCTTTTTGCATCAAGTCCAACCGGGAGGCGCAGATAAATCCTACGGTATTGAAGCCGGAAGATTAGCCGGTTTACCGTCGGTAGTAATTCAACGAGCAAAGCAAGTCATGGGGCAAATTGAGAAACACAGTAAAATTGCCATTGGCTTAAAGAATTTGGAGGATGTTTGA